The Puntigrus tetrazona isolate hp1 chromosome 3, ASM1883169v1, whole genome shotgun sequence genome contains a region encoding:
- the LOC122342039 gene encoding LOW QUALITY PROTEIN: FAD-dependent oxidoreductase domain-containing protein 2-like (The sequence of the model RefSeq protein was modified relative to this genomic sequence to represent the inferred CDS: inserted 1 base in 1 codon; deleted 2 bases in 2 codons) yields MCVIQPLFRLLCVLSLVLACSVLVLVPVLVPVLVRPGPGPGPGPGPGPGPGLHGRNNSVSHEYCVLGAGPAGLQMGYFLSRSRRDYAVLERNTGPGSFFRIYPRHRKLISINKIYTGRRNREFNLRHDWNSLLSDRTDLLFQRISRELYPSADDFPRYLSRFVTELGLKVKYGADIGXIKAPDLNGDQGYVLNDQNGVSYQCRVLLVSTGLWVPQQVDFLGSDLVEGYESIPTDPEEFKDQAVLILGKGNSAFETAQSILGRASRVHLYSPSPVRLAWQTHYVGDLRAVNNELLDTYQLKSLDGLVEGRLEDIAIVRREKDGGKRRTAKKRSPTPTERKQQLYLTLTELLDQNGNNISKVTGQNLPGYHTDNFSLRQPYDRVVRCLGFRFNFSVFEGSARPPQSSGARGRLPGTTAWYEGRGTPNMFVLGTAAHSRDYRMSAGGFVHGFRYTVRAVHKILERRYHNIAWPATKLPISQLQSWILRRVNEASGPYQMFGVLGDIILLRGSYCEYLEEFPLQALPQLSALSGRPLTDHGLLVLVMQYGLNRTDTLGPGRAESEWTKAWRSNFLHPVLYYYNTLPTEKDMRRRPVGWPLPRPEAVHHMVEDFLTEWDQPVSHSQPLRRFLEHCLQTDLRAFYAESCFLLSLTSRTPPLFCRQGYLRKQGIVGNSHLRQHAREAGLMADHQGDITPGNDASVSEYLKHAGTAVLSTMNFDL; encoded by the exons ATGTGTGTGATTCAGCCTCTCTTCAGGCTCCTGTGTGTCCTGTCCTTGGTTCTGGCCTGTTCGGTTCTGGTCCTGGTTCCGGTCCTGGTTCCGGTCCTGGTTCGTCCTGGTCCTGGTCCTGGTCCTGGTCCTGGTCCTGGTCCTGGTCCTGGTCTTCACGGCCGTAACAACAGCGTGAGTCATGAGTACTGTGTGCTGGGAGCTGGACCTGCGGGGCTCCAGATGGGCTACTTTCTGTCCAGGAGCCGGAGAGATTACGCTGTTCTGGAGCGAAACACAGGACCAGGCAGCTTCTTCCGCAT ATATCCTCGCCACAGGAAGCTCATCAGCATTAACAAAATATACACGGGGAGGAGGAACAGGGAATTCAACCTGCGTCATGATTGGAACTCCCTGCTGAGCGACAGGACCGACCTGCTGTTTCAGCGAATCAGCCGAGAGCTCTACCCCAGTGCAGACGACTTCCCACGCTACCTCTCGAGGTTCGTG ACGGAGCTGGGACTGAAGGTCAAATACGGAGCTGATATAG GAATCAAAGCGCCAGATTTGAACGGAGACCAAGGCTACGTTCTG AACGATCAGAATGGTGTCAGTTATCAATGCAg agTCCTGTTGGTGTCCACTGGCCTTTGGGTTCCTCAGCAGGTGGATTTTCTCGGCTCTGACCTGGTAGAGGGTTACGAGTCTATTCCCACTGATCCCGAGGAGTTTAAAGACCAGGCTGTGTTAATCCTCGGCAAAGGAAACTCCGCCTTTGAGACGGCTCAGAGCATCTTGGGTAGAGCGAGCCGGGTTCACTTGTACAGCCCCAGCCCTGTGCGACTCGCATGGCAGACGCACTACGTCGGGGACCTCAG gGCAGTAAACAACGAGCTGTTAGACACGTACCAGCTGAAATCTCTAGACGGTCTTGTAGAGGGAAGACTAGAGGATATAGCCATTGTCCGAAGAGAAAAAGATGGAGGGAAGAGAAGAACAGCAAAGAAAAGAAGTCCAACACCAACGGAGAGAAAGCAGCAGCTGTATTTAACTCTTACTGAACTTCTTGACCAGAATGGCAACAACATTTCAAAGGTCACTGGGCAGAACCTGCCTGGTTACCACACTGATAACTTCTCACTCAGACAGCCGTATGACCGGGTCGTCCGATGCCTGGGCTTTCGTTTTAACTTCTCCGTTTTTGAGGG CTCTGCACGGCCACCCCAGAGCAGCGGTGCCCGAGGCCGGTTGCCAGGGACAACAGCCTGGTATGAAGGCAGGGGGACGCCCAACATGTTTGTCCTGGGCACCGCAGCTCACTCCAGAGATTATCGTATGTCTGCCGGTGGGTTTGTTCACGGTTTCCGCTACACTG TGCGTGCTGTTCATAAAATCCTGGAGCGGCGTTACCATAACATTGCCTGGCCTGCTACAAAATTACCCATCAGCCAGCTGCAGTCCTGGATCCTTAGGAGAGTGAACGAAGCCTCTGGACCGTACCAGATGTTCGGGGTCCTTGGGGACATTATTCTGCTGCGAGG GTCTTACTGTGAATATCTGGAGGAGTTTCCTCTGCAGGCCCTGCCCCAGCTGTCTGCTCTATCTGGACGGCCTCTTACAGATCACGGCCTACTGGTCTTGGTCATGCAGTATGGACTGAACCGGACCGATACGCTTGGACCGGGTCGAGCCGAGTCAGAATGGACTAAAGCCTGGAGGTCCAACTTCCTCCATCCAGTCCTGTACTACTACAACACACTACCTACAG AGAAGGATATGAGGCGGCGTCCTGTTGGCTGGCCACTACCACGACCTGAGGCCGTTCATCACATGGTTGAGGACTTCTTGACTGAATGGGATCAGCCCGTATCACACAGCCAGCCTCTCAGGCGCTTCCTCGAGCACTGCCTCCAAACCGACCTCAGGGCCTTTTATGCTG AATCGTGTTTCCTTCTGTCCCTCACCAGTCGTACTCCACCCCTCTTCTGCCGTCAAGGTTATTTGAGAAAACAGGGCATTGTGGGAAACAGCCACCTACGACAACATGCCCGTGAGGCGGGACTCATGGCAGATCATCAGGGAGATATTACTCCTGGCAATGATGCATCGGTATCTGAATATCTGAAACATGCTGGCACTGCAGTCCTTTCAACTATGAACTTTGACCTCTGA
- the LOC122342038 gene encoding DNA replication licensing factor mcm5 → MSGFDDPGVYYSDSFGGGEGFGDEGVVKRSQIKKKFREFLRQFRVGTDRTGFTYKYRDELKRHYTLGEYWIEVEMEDLASFDEDLSDCLYKLPTENLPLLEEAAQEVADEVTRPRPVGEESVQDIQVMLKSDAHPASIRSLKSEQVSRLVKIPGIIISSTAVRAKATKVCLQCRGCKAVISNIPLPPGLQGYALPRKCNTEQAGRVKCPVDPYFIIPDRCVCVDFQTLRLQEAPDAVPHGEMPRHMQLYCDRYLCDRVVPGNRVTVMGIYSIKKVAQTKAKGRDKGAGVGIRSAYLRVVGIEVDTEGAGRGATGSVSPQEEEELRALASSPSIYDSLARSLAPSIYGSDDLKKAIACLLFGGSRKRLPDGLTRRGDINLLMLGDPGTAKSQLLKFVERCSPIGVYTSGKGSSAAGLTASVLRDPSTRGFVMEGGAMVLADGGVVCIDEFDKMREDDRVAIHEAMEQQTISIAKAGITTTLNSRCSVLAAANSVFGRWDDTKGEDNIDFMPTILSRFDMIFIIKDQHDQQRDMTLARHVMNVHLSAQMQTEGVEGEIPLATLKKYIAYSRTKCGPRLSAAAAEKLKNRYVLMRSGAKEHERETDRRVSIPITVRQLEAVVRIAESLAKMKLQPIAGEEEVDEALRLFQVSTLDAALSGSLSGVEGFTSQADQEMISRIEKQLKRRFAIGSQVSEHSIIQDFTKQKYPEHAIHKVLHLMMRRGELQHRMQRKVLYRVK, encoded by the exons ATGTCGGGGTTTGACGATCCAGGAGTTTATTACAGTGACAGTTTTGGAGGAGGCGAAGGCTTCGGCGATGAAGGGGTCGTGAAACGCAGTCAGATCAAAAAGAAGTTCCGTGAGTTTTTGAGGCAGTTCAGAGTGGGCACCGATCGCACCGGATTCACCTACAAATACAG AGATGAACTCAAGAGGCACTATACTTTGGGAGAGTACTGGATTGAGGTGGAAATGGAGGATTTGGCCAGTTTTGATGAAGACCTGTCAGACTGTCTGTATAAATTGCCTACTGAGAACCTGCCTTTG CTGGAGGAGGCGGCGCAGGAAGTGGCCGATGAGGTCACACGTCCCCGGCCCGTAGGAGAAGAGTCTGTGCAGGACATACAGGTCATGCTGAAGAGCGACGCTCACCCGGCCTCCATCCGCAGCCTGAAA TCGGAGCAGGTGTCGCGTCTCGTGAAGATTCCCGGTATTATCATATCCTCGACGGCTGTGAGGGCCAAAGCCACCAAAGTGTGCCTCCAGTGCCGCGGATGCAAAGCAGTCATCAGCAACATTCCTCTGCCGCCGGGACTGCAGGGATACGCTCTGCCCCGCAAGTGCAACAC GGAGCAGGCGGGCCGTGTCAAGTGCCCCGTGGATCCGTACTTCATTATTCCGGACAGATGCGTGTGTGTGGATTTCCAAACGCTGCGCCTGCAGGAAGCTCCTGATGCCGTTCCACACGGAGAGATGCCCCGACACATGCAGCTCTACTGCGACAG GTACTTGTGTGACCGTGTAGTACCAGGAAACAGAGTAACAGTCATGGGCATCTACTCCATCAAGAAAGTGGCGCAGACCAAGGCCAAAGGTCGTGATAAGGGAGCAGGTGTGGGCATCCGGTCAGCGTACCTGCGCGTGGTCGGCATTGAAGTGGACACCGAAGGAGCAG GACGTGGAGCCACTGGTTCAGTTTCTCctcaggaggaggaggagttaAGGGCTCTGGCTTCGTCTCCGTCCATCTACGACTCCCTCGCTCGCTCTCTGGCCCCGTCCATCTATGGCAGCGATGACCTGAAGAAAGCCATAGCCTGTCTCCTGTTTGGGGGCTCCAGGAAGAG GTTGCCTGATGGTTTGACACGCAGAGGTGATATAAACCTGTTGATGTTGGGAGATCCCGGCACGGCCAAGTCACAGTTGCTGAAGTTTGTGGAGAGATGTTCTCCGATTGGG GTCTACACGTCTGGTAAAGGCAGCAGTGCAGCTGGTTTGACCGCCTCCGTGCTGCGAGACCCCAGCACCCGAGGTTTCGTCATGGAGGGTGGTGCCATGGTGCTGGCTGATGGAGGAGTGGTCTGCATTGACGAGTTCGACAAG atGAGAGAGGATGACCGGGTCGCCATCCACGAGGCCATGGAGCAGCAGACCATTTCTATTGCAAAG GCTGGCATCACCACCACTCTGAACTCCCGCTGCTCCGTACTGGCCGCCGCCAACTCCGTGTTCGGCCGCTGGGATGATACAAAAGGAGAGGACAACATAGACTTCATGCCCACCATTCTGTCTCGATTCGACATGATCTTCATCATCAAAGACCAGCACGACCAGCAGCGAGACATG ACCTTGGCCCGGCACGTGATGAACGTTCACCTGAGCGCTCAGATGCAGACGGAGGGAGTCGAGGGAGAGATTCCTCTGGCCACGCTGAAGAAATACATCGCCTACAGCAGAAC GAAATGTGGACCCCGTCTGTCCGCGGCCGCCGCGGAGAAACTGAAGAACAGGTACGTGCTGATGAGGAGTGGAGCGAAGGAACACGAGAGAGAGACCGACAGACGCGTGTCCATCCCCATCACTGTCAG GCAGCTCGAGGCCGTGGTGCGTATTGCAGAGTCTCTCGCTAAGATGAAGCTGCAGCCCATCGCTGGAGAGGAGGAGGTGGATGAGGCTCTCAGACTCTTCCAGGTGTCCACGCTGGACGCGGCTCTGTCCGGGAGCCTTTCCG GTGTTGAAGGATTTACTTCTCAGGCGGATCAGGAAATGATCTCTCGCATAGAAAAGCAGCTGAAGAGACGCTTCGCCATCGGCTCCCAGGTGTCTGAACACAGCATCATACAGGACTTCACCAAACAG AAATATCCAGAACACGCCATTCACAAAGTCCTTCATTTGATGATGAGGAGGGGCGAGCTGCAGCACCGCATGCAGAGGAAGGTTTTGTACAGGGTCAAGTAG
- the LOC122342049 gene encoding heme oxygenase-like, which translates to MESMKSKPRDATGSDLSEQIKAATKDSHVRAENTQLMLNYQKGQITQTQYKLLLCSLYEIYRALEEELDKNAHHPAVQPIYFPQELARLESLELDLEHFFGDQWRKSVTVPAATHRYSQRLREIGKNSPDLLVAHAYTRYLGDLSGGQVLGKITQKSLGLSGDKGISFFSFPGVSSPNRFKQLYRSRMNSIELTERQRREVLDEATRAFEFNIEVFDDLQKMLSITGDVSRDTSAQPTTFSSSPVLQFALGVGITLATVGVGVYGF; encoded by the exons ATGGAATCCATGAAAAGCAAACCAAGAGATGCCACTGGcag TGATCTGTCTgagcaaataaaagcagccaCCAAAGACAGTCACGTCCGAGCTGAGAACACACAGCTGATGCTCAACTACCAGAAAGGACAGATCACGCAAACACAGTACAAG CTCCTGCTGTGTTCCCTGTATGAGATCTACCGAGCACTCGAGGAAGAGCTGGACAAGAACGCCCATCACCCGGCGGTTCAGCCCATCTACTTCCCTCAGGAGCTGGCCAGACTGGAGTCTCTGGAGCTGGACCTGGAGCACTTCTTCGGGGACCAGTGGAGGAAGAGCGTAACAGTGCCTGCCGCCACTCACAGATACTCCCAAAGACTGAGAGAG ATCGGCAAGAACAGCCCGGATCTTCTGGTGGCCCACGCTTACACGCGCTATCTTGGCGACTTGTCAGGAGGACAAGTGCTGGGCAAAATTACCCAGAAATCTTTGGGCCTGAGCGGCGACAAGGGAATTTCGTTCTTCTCGTTTCCTGGAGTGTCGAGCCCCAACAGATTCAAGCAGCTGTACAGGAGCAGAATGAACAGCATCGAGTTAACGGAGCGGCAGAGACGGGAAGTGCTGGACGAGGCCACTAGAGCGTTTGAGTTCAACATCGAG GTTTTCGACGATCTTCAGAAAATGCTGAGCATCACGGGGGACGTTTCAA gAGACACCTCAGCCCAGCCTACAACCTTCTCCAGCTCTCCAGTGCTTCAGTTCGCTCTGGGTGTGGGAATCACTTTGGCAACTGTTGGAGTGGGAGTTTATggcttttaa
- the LOC122342047 gene encoding LOW QUALITY PROTEIN: 2-amino-3-ketobutyrate coenzyme A ligase, mitochondrial-like (The sequence of the model RefSeq protein was modified relative to this genomic sequence to represent the inferred CDS: inserted 2 bases in 1 codon), with the protein MSLRAAARLLGVLPPCRAYSTVPRALSVLETELESIRAAGTWKXERVITSKQGPHIYVDGSGGDILNFCANNYLGLSSHPEVVKAGIDALQKYGAGLSSVRFICGTQSIHKNLEEKLAQFHEREDCILYASCFDANAGLFEVLLGPDDAVLSDELNHASIIDGIRLCRAKRLRYKHMDLNDLEEKLKESQSSRLRLVVTDGVFSMDGDVAPLQGVCDLAEQYGALVFIDECHATGFMGPRGRGTDELLGVMDRVHIVNSTLGKALGGAAGGYTVGPKALIELLRQRSRPYLFSNSLPPPVVGCATRAVELLMASNEIAQSMAAKTMRFRNNMTQAGFTISGTAHPICPVMLGDARLASLMADDMLKLGVYVIGFSYPVVPKGKARIRVQISAAHTDQDIDHAVDAFIQTGKKHGVIS; encoded by the exons ATGTCTCTTCGCGCCGCCGCCCGTCTCCTCGGGGTTTTGCCGCCGTGCAGGGCGTACTCGACCGTGCCCCGGGCGCTGTCGGTGCTGGAGACCGAGCTGGAGTCTATCCGCGCGGCGGGCACGTGGAA GGAGCGGGTGATCACGTCCAAGCAGGGTCCTCATATCTACGTGGACGGCAGCGGAGGCG aCATATTGAATTTCTGTGCAAACAACTACCTGGGTTTATCCAGTCACCCCGAGGTGGTGAAGGCAGGCATAGATGCGCTGCAGAAGTATGGCGCTGGCCTTAGTTCAGTTCGCTTCATCTGTGGGACGCAG AGCATCCACAAGAACCTGGAGGAGAAACTAGCCCAGTTTCACGAAAGAGAAGACTGTATTCTATATGCGAGCTGCTTCGATGCCAACGCCGGTCTGTTTGAG GTCCTGTTGGGTCCCGATGATGCAGTGTTATCCGACGAGCTAAACCACGCCTCTATTATCGACGGCATTCGACTGTGCCGTGCCAAGAGGCTCCGCTACAAACACATGGACCTGAACGACCTGGAGGAGAAGCTGAAAGAATCACAG TCCTCCCGCCTGAGGCTGGTGGTCACGGACGGCGTGTTCTCCATGGATGGGGATGTGGCTCCTCTGCAGGGTGTCTGTGATCTGGCTGAGCAGTACGGGGCCTTGGTCTTCATTGACGAATGTCACGCCACAGGGTTCATGGGTCCCCGTGGCCG AGGAACCGATGAGCTGCTGGGAGTGATGGACAGGGTGCACATTGTGAATTCCACGCTGGGTAAAGCACTGGGAGGAGCTGCAG GTGGTTACACCGTCGGACCCAAGGCTTTGATTGAGCTTCTGAGGCAGCGCTCTCGTCCGTACCTCTTCTCCAACTCGCTCCCTCCTCCTGTGGTGGGCTGCGCCACTCGCGCTGTGGAGCTGCTGATGGCGTCCAATGAAATCGCTCAGTCCATGGCAGCTAAAACCATGAG GTTCAGAAACAACATGACCCAGGCAGGGTTCACCATTTCTGGCACCGCTCATCCCATCTGTCCCGTGATGCTGGGAGACGCTCGCCTGGCTTCACTTATGGCTGACGACATGTTAAAATTGG GAGTGTATGTGATTGGTTTCTCCTACCCAGTCGTTCCCAAAGGAAAGGCCCGCATTCGAGTCCAGATCTCAGCAGCTCACACTGACCAGGACATTGATCATGCCGTAGATGCCTTCATACAGACCGGCAAGAAGCACGGCGTCATTTCCTAA